Below is a window of Plasmodium brasilianum strain Bolivian I chromosome 14, whole genome shotgun sequence DNA.
atattacaagttataatattatattaaaacttGAAACACTAAAAGATTCATACCTAATGTTTATGAAATATTAGTGACCAGacaagtatttatataaataaatttaagaataatttgtagaaaaataaattatcaaaCTAAACAGGGAACATATTCTGTACAGTgggtatacgtatatataaaaatacacacTTCGATTAAATTTGTTACTGATTTTTCCTgatacaatattttaattttttttttttttttcctacaCACTCTATATAATCAAATAACAACTCCGTCTTTTCATTGATATCTGTACTCAATTTCAGTAAGACGTGGCGCTTGCTCCTTAAGTAAGATCTCATATTTATTGAGAAAAATGCGAAATGTATTGAggtataaaaagaaaaaaaaaaaaaaaaagttacttggttttttgtttttttcttttcaaatgtatatagtacagaggtttaaaaaaaattcatgtcgatttatttatttttcagaCGCAATTACAACAGAAAATtctatatgaaaaaaaaaaaaaaattgaggagaaaaataaaatagtgaGAGATTCTTCCTTTTGAAAAAAGTTGTTGAACATGTTCATGTTCTTTCttgaaattatatttttaaaattatatttttttttttttcttcactccataataacataatacCTGTTTTCcctatatttttcatttattttttagaggTTCACCTAAAGACATACACATTAATTTGCTTTTTCTACtcaatatatgttttaacaTAGTATGTACGAACAcccatatatttatgcagcAGAACgactcaaaaaaaaaaaaaaaaaatttttaacataaaattatgcCAAGTAACACTTATTAgttattactttttcttaaaatgtttatcgtaatttttttgtcgtggaatgttttatttttagactttatatatttacacaaatAGATATGCTCAATAAACAACTTTGATCTTTTTTTCCgcatctttaaaaaaaaataaaaataaagccACGTGAAAAGatcttttctattttttataattttctccCCTTATCAGATGGTgcatgcaaaaaaaatagggTTAGTTGAACTTTTAAAATGgacaaaaaaatgattattttatttttacacatgtttaaattaaagtaaaaattacaattaaaattaaaaccaTGCTGATTATTATCAATCATGTTTTAAAAAACCTGAGAGCTTCTGCCAcgtgtatacacatatatatatatatatatttttcttttttttttctttgtgaAATAAGACGATATTTCTATTCTTCTCCATTAtgttttgttaattttttttctttaatgtGTAAACatgcttttattatttcaaagTTTGCCGTTGTAGATATTTTAAGTGTtgttaaaaaagatatgtaTCTTTGggtgtttttattttattgtataaaatttaatgagATTTTAGTGTGCTTgtcattaatatttaaagaggtatatttttccataaactgttataatattattcgaTTTTTTTTACGTCCCTTTACTGGGTCCTTTTATTGCGTCATTTTATTGAACCACTTTTTGTACCCGTTTTTGTACCCATTTTTGTACCCATTTTTGTACCCGTTTTTGTACATCTTTTTTGAACCCccatttttcttcctttttgaAAGTATGTCGACCAAACtctgttatatatttttcctttttgtatatttgtgCACACCTGTTAAGAATGAGGGGTACATGTGCGACTTTTCGTCGGAAAAATATAGTTTAGACATGGGTGATTACTACGACGATGTGATATGTTATCATGAGATTGGAGAGGGGGATAGTATTGGTATGATCATACCAAGGTATAGAGACGGAAATGAAAATATccatataataacaaaatgttTTGATAAAATATCCTTAAAAAAATCAGGGGCCAATCCAGTGTCTATATATGAGGTATTTACGAATGATGAAATTTCTTTATCTGACGcgaacatattttataattctgaGTACCTTTCTTCTATTctacatattaaaaaggtAAGTAAGAGTAATTACATTCACTGTGCATTCGAAAGTAGGAATGCAAAAGGAGTTCCAGTCCATAGAGGAATGACAAAGATTTCGATAAAAAACACAgttattaataatgaaaataaatcaaaCAGAAAAGTTATTgacttatttaataaaatagatttaaataaagacaattcaaagaataaatattcaattaGTGCAGAACCAGgtcatatattatacattttaggaataaaaatgacaaataacaagtttatatattttgatgaTAATTGTCCAATAGATTTTGAACAAATAGGagatatatacaaatatatattccccttaataaatgaaaaggaagtCACATATGATTGTCCAATGTATCTTGATGAAAacggaaaaaatatatctgtaGGTCTTTTACATATAACCTTTGTTCAAAAAAATCCTACTTTAGTAGATATTAGTAAAGAAATTCTAAAAATGTACATGAAATatgatatagaaaaaaactTAATAAAACTCTTATATGGTACGGAACAGGAAGACAACAAATTAAATGGTAGTCGATATATACAACAGAGCATAGATATAAATGAAACGCAAACGTCTAATCTTCAGTCAATGAATCTGGATAAAGAACATTGTAATAATGACAAGTGTAATGAATTATTTGATAATTCTCATTGTTCATCCATTTGTGGAAACGGATATAGATTACACAGTAAATATAATGTACACTATGATACTCAGGGAGTGGTACCATGCAACAATGGTGAATGTTCTATTTATGATGAAATTGAACCCTTGatcatattttcatttatggCTATTGTTATCTTCTGTATAACagttgtaatttttattattatgctaTATAACATTATGCATACAGATAAGCGAAAAATTTCAGACCCTTTCTTTACCTATGACTCAAACATTAAGAACAAAGAAACGTCATAATTTTCCAATTGAAGCGGTTATAAGGTTATGCGGTAATGCGGTAATGCTGAAAAGCCGTTAAGCTGTTAAGGGGCAAGGGGACGAAATGACAAGGGGTCAAATTGACAACGCGATAATGCAGTAAAATTGCCATTGGCCTTTATGCGCACACGAGGAGGTAATTTGTATAGGGAAACCATAcaatgttatttatttttttttttttttttttttgttttatcttttcacatttaaaaaaaaaaaaattccgtACATTGCATATAATTTACTATTATTCTActactgtttttttttttttttttttatttatttatttttttttgttttgttttattcgtTAGCAAATATAGATCGAActttgaaataaaagaaaaaaaaaaaaaaaaattaattaaaacttAACTATATGTGTAAAAATCAGCGTGTAAAAAAGTTGTATATACTGTATTTGTGTATGGgtatgatatataatatgagGGTGTAAAGGTATTTATGTCTCTATATCCTACACCCTAACGCAAAAATTTAACAAgcaggaaaaagaaaaaattatcttaaaaaaatatagttatgtatatatatatatgtttatatatgtgtatatatttatgtatatatatacgaatcCGGTTTGCAAATGAAAAACTCCGCCAACCTCGTAcgaatgaaattttttttttttttattattttatacaaaatatgtgTCAGTCCTAGAATATGTTCAGAAAAACGGTATCATGAAttcatacataatacattataCTCACATATCTGCGGGAAAGTTACACCTTAATTGAACAGTAATCAGTAACTAGCTATTTTGcgcttaatttttttccataaattGAATTCACTTCTTAGATATAGCATTCAATGCAAATTTTTTGACATTTTcatatcattatatatatttttatgcacGAACATACACATTTTCATGAGTACCTATATtcatagatatatacataaatgcatacatacataaatgcatacatacataaatgcatacatacataaatacataaatacataaatacgtacttacataaataaatagctACAGGCGCAAAAGCTTCGCCGATGTTAACCTtctttcccatttttttcaaactCATAAAAGTACACGATGAAAAAAAGTTATCTTTGGATAATTTACCGTAGAACAAAATTTGTGTGGAAagatcatttatttttttggcccaaattatatatgaaaaattgcgtgtataattttttaaataattattatgatataatgaataatgtaaagaataaaatagaatattattactgtttaCCTACTATTTTCCTGAAAATTATTTCTGTATCATGCTGTGAAAATgcttataataatgatattgaACCaacttataatttaaaaaaaaaaaaaaaaaatttaataagtGGGAACAAGAACTTTCATAAACTAGCTGGATATGAACATTTCTCATTTGAAGTAgttctttattatattaaacagACTGTAACATTTCTTGTCTATTTccttattcatttttatttatttttttataatactttttattatatgactagtaatataataactAAATCATTCTTAGAAATTTCAAACGAAAAGTACTATTATTCTACTTCCATTCCGAATAATCTTTTTAACAGTTTTGTTACAATTTACAAGATGtatgaaaagaataattcATTAGATTTTAAATTTAAGGTAGATCACATGGCATTTTTGGGTTCAGGATTCATATACGACAAACAAGGTAAACataccataaaaaaaagatgattATATGTACTCATGTAGTGtgactatatatatatatgtatatatgtatatgtgtgttgCACCTCTTTTACGTGCGCGAAATGTGTATCTACACTTGTACGTATTCACGTATGTATGCCCACgtatacatgcacatactCATTTACATATGcgtatttgtaaaaaaagacaaaacgAAATATACGAAAATAATCACTTCCTGAAATTATAGTTAACGAAATAGAACACAtactaataatttaatattaaatattattgtatGTGGTTTTTTATGgcctttcttttttattgctTAAAGGATATATACTGACAGCTGCGCACAATATAACAGTAACATAACAAAATcgcaaattaaaatatagaacgaatatttatacttcatttaaatatattttaaatatactctTTCAAGAACTCAGCTGACAcatttgttataaaaaataatgacgatttttattttgcaacAGTATCCGGTTTACATAAAGGTAAACTTctgtacaaaaataaaaaaaaaaaatttataatgtatGTGTAAAAGTTATCCCTCTGCAAACTGGGACAAAACGATTTAATCGCGCTATTATGCACGTTCACGttacgcatatatacatatatatacgtacacgtATACCTATGcctatacacatatatatataaacttacaCGATACGTGCGGAACTCATATCAGACTCGGATATTTGTGTTATGAAAATTAATTCGGAGGAACAGTTTTCTCATATATCTCTAGGTAATGAAAATACACAGTAATTCGCATTAATAATTCcctaatttgtttttttcacttttttcttttttttcacttttttcgttttcttcatttttttcgaTTTTCTTGTCTACTTTAATTTCAACCTAGACTCTAGAAGAGAGGATTTAAAGCAAGGGGAACCAGTAATTGCATATGGACAAATACaggttttttctttttttttttttttttttgtcctttttttttttctcttaccTGTGCGTCTAGTTTTTTCCACTGTTATATGTGTTTcttgattttttttaaacttgatattttataataaataaataatattcttttcattGTACAAATATTGAAGAATTTCGATAAAGAAACGTACAGTATTGGTGTAGTAAATCAACCAAAGCAGACTTTTTCAAAATTCGAAAACTTTAATGAAAACAAGAAAGCATGTTTATACCCGTTTATTCAAATATCCAATCCTATTAATAAGGGTTCGCATtcgaaaaaaatttcatatgaCTTTTTGAGACATACATATACTGCGCATAACTATTCTATAATATAacgtaatataatatttcatatgacattttaaatatctattctttttatttcttttcatttcttaaaattttaatttaatttttatttttatattaatttgtttatttttatatttacttttaagGCATGTCAGGTTCACCATTAATAGATCGGCATGGAAATCTCGTAGGAatgatacaaaaaaaaatagataattACGGGTACtcatataagaaaaaaaaatatgattgaaataaaaaggggaatattattttacttttaaagaTTGGGGTGCCcagcaaaaaaaagaatattacatcgtattaattttttctttttttttctttataaatcCATTACAACAATCAGATTAGCCTTACCttcacatattttaaaaaatatagcttTATGTTTACAGCATAGAGGAACATATGAGGAACCATTTTTAGGTACacacttaaaaaaaagaaaaaaaaattatttataattaactCTTCAACATTGAtaacaattattatattactgttattttattttattttatcattttttttttttcaaaaaatgataGGAATAATATTAAAGGGAGAAGAATTGAGCACTAAGAATAaccaaaataataaaacaggTAAAAACCGTAACTCTGTGCAACTTCTTTACCAATTAAAAATACGTTTATCATCATCAagttacataataaaatgatgtcttacttttcattttattttctcattttGCATGATTTTTTTCTCGCGTATTCATATACttcaaatttaaatgaatttcTTACGActgttttataatttgttttttttttttttcaatcactacattttatttccttcctttttaagaattaaaaatatatgacgTTTTAGCTAACTCACCGGCTCACACTAGcggattaaaaaaagaagatatcCTTTTGAAGATTAACAATCTAAATATAAATCATATATGtcaagtaaatataaataacaaaaagaaaCGTGTAATTTAAGTCATTAAATATTGGCAACGAAACTACAAATTGTTCGCACCGTTCGAataaatgcaaatatatatatatatatatatatatatatatatatatttatgtatgtatggatggatggatgtatatatagatgCAACTACCGAAATATGAGCAATGTTTGTATTTATTGtacctttttcattttaaccGACTACATTGAATTTCATTCTTCAGATACATGAAATTCTTAACAGTACATGTGATGGGTACATAAACGTTGAAGTTGTTCgccataaaaagaaattaaaaattaaagtaaacaaaaaaaaaaaaaaaaactaataaaaataaaataaaactagaataaacatatttaaacATTATGCATGTGTTTTGTTTGAagatcattttttataataatttttggaTATTTTTATGCCACTGAATTTTTGAAGccctttgtttttttttgtttttaatttatgatattcatctatttttaaattgatAAAGCACATTTTGTACAATGTATgaataaatttgtttatcATAAGAATTTTGCTTGTggatattttattattaccatttaTTACTTCTGCTTTCATCGGTATATCTAATGAAACTTTCACGAACATGCGTGTATATGCGTAATGTCCTTTCGGTCATTATAAGTTCGCGCGTATGGACGtacgtttgtatgtatatctgCATGTGTATGCGTACgcttgtatgtatatgtactcatatatataaatgtacaatttatattataatcgCTTATTAACTTTTCTCATTTTACACATTTCAGGTTAAACTATAATTTCCtaatattttgcttttattatttttctttccttaATAACGTTGAAGTTATGCTAAAGGCGAAATGTTATAGCAACAGTATTATTTGTGTATTCTATATTTTGTTCTACGCCAGTCTGACGTTTATATGCTGCTTTAttccaaaatataataacaataaaccTGTGAAATTCTCCAAAATTATAGTATATGAAAGTATATTTGAATGacaaaagtatataaaaatattgctcTTATAcgtcttttttataaattcagtattacgtttattttattttgtttttattttactttaatttaattttacatatttctttataatttatttttacttaatattttttttactaccCTTTGCATCCCCTCCATCAATTTATTCTTTACCCCTTGTagacataaataaaaaagaagactTAGAATATAAAccttttaaaaacattagTTTCAATAAACTTAagacaaatttaaaaaaatttttagttgtaaataaaaaatttaacatatCGGACATTAAGCACGTTTCGTTCTTAGgttaaatagaaaaaagagaaaaattacttaaacgaataatacatgtatgcatgtgcgtgttttatatctatatatattttttttttttataattacatcTGGAATTTTAGAGTTTGTAGATATATTACATCCTTTTCAATTTGCTGCACTCTGCACATTTTACAAGCATAATATGTGCATAAATATGCGCctctaatttatatatatgggtgtgggtttatgtgtatatatgagCGTGCGTGTATGTTTATGCTGCTacatttcttatataaagaaaagcaaaaaaaatattacataactTAAGCATGTACCTGTACATTTGCCTTATCGTTTCATATGCATGTGAAcacgtgtatgtatattaatatgtttatgtatatatacatatgtacgtatgtaataaaatttttagagGATTAAAACTTAAAAAGTGTAAACCATTAATTTGTAGAACACCTATTAAGTAAAAGCAGTTAATCTACACGTTATGCAAATAATAAGAGAGAATTGTATTATAAACTGTATTATGTGCGCCTTAACTTTTACTTCCACATgatattttcatatacttgacatttatgcataaataaatgtacctttttttgatatttttactattttttttttttttttttttttaaggaaaattccacaattatgaaaaaattgaaaattatggagtaaatgaaatatgtatattaggCAGGAGCAATGTAGGAAAATCAACATTTCttagaaattttataaaatatttaataaatgttaaTGAACATCATAACATTAGGGTATCAAAAAATAGTGGCTGTACAAGGtcaattaatttatattcatttgaaaatgcaaaaaaaaaaaggttattCATTCTTACCGATATGCCAGGTGTCGGTTATGCAGCAGGGAtagggaaagaaaaaatgaattatttaagaaaaaatttagacgattacatatatttacggAATCAaatttgcttattttttgttttaattgaTATGACTGTTGACATACAGAAAAATGATGTTGCATTAGTGGATGCCATACGgtaattatatgcataagAAAAAAGCAATTCGACCATGTGCTTGATATATAGAGTGCTATgcttttgaaaatatattttattagcaATCTTGAGCGTAAATATTAACAAGAATGtcatatacgtacattttATACACACGCACATGTTATAcgcaaacatatatatatatattattatacacatacacgCTTATGATTTACAGAAGAACCAATATCCCCCTTCGGGTTATCTGCACCAAAAGCGATAAGTTTAATTCAAACCCTGATGACAGACTTAACgcaattaaaaatttttataaacttGACAAGATTCCAATAAGTATTTCTAAATTCTCTAATCATAATTAGTAAGTTATATATGCCATTTGAAAAGTTATGTCTGCAAAGTGTTATATTTGCTGAACGATTTACATTCAGTCAATCCTTTAAATAtacgaatatatacatatatacgtatatataatatatatatatattataatatatatatatatgtacgtgtatataAAACTTCCCCTCTTTTCAGTATTAACATCTTTAAAGAAATTCAGTATTACTGTAATTTGGATGCCCCATGaaattcattttcattttatttcattaaattttatttttttaatgcacGAACACTGCTGCTTATGTTTTCAAGATAAGGATATAAAAACAatcaaattattaaaattataaagttCACGTAACATGCATAAATGGGGGTATTTCCCTACAAGcatttttttgctatttcttttttatttttttcatatcaaatatatgttatacgtatgtatggtGTGCATATGGGAAATAATTGTACTGTATATGTTcacatacgcatatacacacatatacatattgcATGTACATTTGTTCCCCCGGTCCCATTGTTCCCTATTCTACCTCTTATTAtgtcttattattattattattattattattttattttattttattctttcacAACCACAGTTGCATCTTATATTCTTACGTGTTACCATATCCTCCTATGTGAAATAGTTCAGTCCACCTTTGTACATGTCCATAATGTTTAACTGATCTTCTGTGAAAACTAACTTATATTTGTATTCCCATTCGTCTTTATGTGTCCTTAAAAAATTCTGAAtacatttttctatttcttttttaataatatgaagAGTTGTTCTAGACATCTTAGCTACACTAATCAAAATGTGAGGAAGCCATTCTGGAACGTAATTAGGAAAAGAATTAACTATACTAATAAGGGTATAAATAGCAactgtcttttttttttctacaattTTGGCATTATTTTCATGTGATGAACAATCTAAAATTACTTTTTGATTTGCTATgtctaaaaaataattagaaATTTTTTGAAGTGTTAAGCTATCATAATAACAAAAGACAGACGATAATATATCCCGAGATAAATTCTGTATTTCAATATAATTATCTACTaggaaagataaaaatacatttaatagaaaagaattttcttttttactatacatgaatatgcaataatatgaatgaaaataaaaacaatattgtAATGCTGAATTTCTAATTTtccaattatttttacttaataaatcacttaatttttgtataattaaaaCTCCAATTTCCTGATTTAATAATGAATCAAAAAGGTCTATTAATTCTATTTGTTCACTTGGAAAAATTTGACAATTTATCTGGTCCTTTATACtttgataatttattaattcaaaTCGAAATAAATACAAAGATGGGCATAAAAAACAGTTAATAGCTTTATTTACAATTCCATTTATGAAATTATCAACTAGCTGAACagataatataaacatttttaaaaataaaatacttaaattattcaaaacatacatacacctATTCGTAAACATAGTAATTGTTAAATAGGCTAAAGTTTCTAGagcatatatttgtgtacattgctttgatataatttcattactTTGTAAATATTCAATAATCCCTGTTACGactttatacaaatataacaatatgttataatacatatatttcaaatgaCTATAATGTTTATGatcatgtaatatatataaaaggtaAGACAATAAATCTCCTACTATTTGCCTAACTgtaatattatcattatctattaattttaaaaattccaTTATACTACTATCCAttagatttatatttttatgaatactataaataagcataatatttaataactgtattttctttttaaaaatcaaATTCGAAATATCTTGAGAATGGAaacataaacaaaatttaaatagtctatcatatatatgtatatattttttttttatatttataaataacaagtgaaaataatatatccaAATATTAAATACTTCTACATTTACAAGtgctatttctttttctaataatgttataatattaactaAAATTTCCTCTgcatcttcttttttttttaactttctCAATGCTAGTAACAAAGGGCATACTAACGATATAAACGTCgctttatattcattatctGCAAGAACATCCATTTGTAGTTCTTTCAAAATTGGTATCATAATCCCGATATATTTTAAACTACACTTATTTACCCTATAACCGTTTACATTTACATCTTCTTTATGTACCTTGTGGGTAGCACCCGCATTATTTGCCCTACTTATCTCCTCATTAGTGCAATGTctatcttttgttttttccaaATTTGAAGTGGTTTGCTTTTCATACTGTTCCATTAAGATTTCATGTTGTCCCACTTTTTCCCCTGCCTCCATTGCCTCTACTTCCCCCTCCTGCTCACATGCATTTTGCAGATTtactaaaaatttaaaaaacacgtaatagtaaaaaaagtCCCTTATATGCGTTTCGCTGATTTGAACAAAACCTTTAAACGACTTTTGAATTTTggataaatttataattattgcaT
It encodes the following:
- a CDS encoding sporozoite surface protein 3, yielding MCDFSSEKYSLDMGDYYDDVICYHEIGEGDSIGMIIPRYRDGNENIHIITKCFDKISLKKSGANPVSIYEVFTNDEISLSDANIFYNSEYLSSILHIKKVSKSNYIHCAFESRNAKGVPVHRGMTKISIKNTVINNENKSNRKVIDLFNKIDLNKDNSKNKYSISAEPGHILYILGIKMTNNKFIYFDDNCPIDFEQIGDIYKYIFPLINEKEVTYDCPMYLDENGKNISVGLLHITFVQKNPTLVDISKEILKMYMKYDIEKNLIKLLYGTEQEDNKLNGSRYIQQSIDINETQTSNLQSMNLDKEHCNNDKCNELFDNSHCSSICGNGYRLHSKYNVHYDTQGVVPCNNGECSIYDEIEPLIIFSFMAIVIFCITVVIFIIMLYNIMHTDKRKISDPFFTYDSNIKNKETS
- a CDS encoding GTP-binding protein YihA3 — its product is MKNCVYNFLNNYYDIMNNVKNKIEYYYCLPTIFLKIISVSCCENAYNNDIEPTYNLKKKKKNLISGNKNFHKLAGYEHFSFEVVLYYIKQTVTFLVYFLIHFYLFFYNTFYYMTSNIITKSFLEISNEKYYYSTSIPNNLFNSFVTIYKMYEKNNSLDFKFKVDHMAFLGSGFIYDKQGYILTAAHNITNSADTFVIKNNDDFYFATVSGLHKDSDICVMKINSEEQFSHISLDSRREDLKQGEPVIAYGQIQNFDKETYSIGVVNQPKQTFSKFENFNENKKACLYPFIQISNPINKGMSGSPLIDRHGNLVGMIQKKIDNYGLALPSHILKNIALCLQHRGTYEEPFLGIILKGEELSTKNNQNNKTELKIYDVLANSPAHTSGLKKEDILLKINNLNINHICQIHEILNSTCDGLNYNFLIFCFYYFSFLNNVEVMLKAKYINKKEDLEYKPFKNISFNKLKTNLKKFLVVNKKFNISDIKHVSFLGKFHNYEKIENYGVNEICILGRSNVGKSTFLRNFIKYLINVNEHHNIRVSKNSGCTRSINLYSFENAKKKRLFILTDMPGVGYAAGIGKEKMNYLRKNLDDYIYLRNQICLFFVLIDMTVDIQKNDVALVDAIRDKFNSNPDDRLNAIKNFYKLDKIPISISKFSNHNYINIFKEIQYYCNLDAP